A region from the Salvia splendens isolate huo1 chromosome 15, SspV2, whole genome shotgun sequence genome encodes:
- the LOC121766374 gene encoding AP2-like ethylene-responsive transcription factor At2g41710 isoform X2, giving the protein MASSSSEHAAKPEETGGGESSEARPPPDHLLLYRGLKKAKKERGCTAKERISRMPPCTAGKRSSIYRGVTRHRWTGRYEAHLWDKSTWNQNQNKKGKQVYLGAYDDEEAAARAYDLAALKYWGPGTLINFPVTDYTRDLEEMQNLSREDYLASLRRKSSGFSRGVSKYRPLSSRWDSQFGRTPGADYNNALYGAGDEAATGSENAGVYSVERKIDLTNYIKWWGTSKSSLTDFQSKAVDETNPGGSDAVASELKALEQSTQPTEPYEMPRLGVPPERLNHKKISAMNSLLNSAAYKSLQERITKNKGKEENDENENKSNIDKIELGKTVEKSCHDVGSERHDVAYGIAGGLPIHRYQLSPLLSAPLLTNYNSIDPLTDPLLWSSLVPVLPAGSSRMNEVTKNESGSGYTFFQQGE; this is encoded by the exons ATGGCTTCCTCCTCGTCGGAGCACGCCGCCAAGCCAGAGGAGACTGGCGGCGGAGAAAGCTCCGAAGCGCGCCCGCCGCCCGATCATCTTCTGCTTTACAGAGGTCTGAAGAAAGCGAAGAAGGAGAGAGGTTGCACGGCGAAAGAGCGAATCAGCAGAATGCCTCCTTGCACGGCCGGCAAACGCAGCTCCATATATCGAGGAGTCACAAG GCATCGGTGGACTGGTCGTTATGAAGCACATCTATGGGATAAAAGTACCTGGaatcaaaaccaaaataagaaaggaaaacaag TTTACTTGG GTGCATATGATGATGAGGAAGCTGCAGCAAGAGCTTATGATCTAGCTGCTCTTAAATACTGGGGCCCTGGAACGCTTATTAATTTTCCG GTCACAGATTATACAAGGGACCTTGAGGAAATGCAAAACCTCTCTCGAGAGGATTATCTAGCATCACTTAGGAG GAAGAGTAGTGGTTTCTCCAGGGGTGTCTCCAAATATCGTCCCCTTTCCAG TCGATGGGATTCACAATTTGGCCGCACTCCTGGAGCTGATTACAATAATGCACTTTATG GTGCAGGTGATGAGGCAGCCACAGGAAGTGAAAATGCAGGTGTTTATAGTGTTGAGAGGAAGATTGATTTAACAAATTACATCAAATGGTGGGGCACAAGTAAATCTAGTCTGACTGATTTCCAGTCAAAAGCAGTAGATGAGACAAATCCTGGGGGTTCCGATGCTGTCGCTAGTGAACTGAAAGCCCTAGAACAGTCTACCCAACCCACAGAACCCTATGAAATGCCACGACTTGGTGTCCCTCCAGAAAGATTGAACCATAAAAAGATATCTGCCATGAATAGCTTGTTGAACTCAGCAGCATACAAGAGCCTTCAGGAGAGAATCACAAAAAATAAAGGGAAAGAGGAGAATGATGAGAATGAAAACAAAAGCAATATTGATAAAATTGAACTTGGGAAAACTGTTGAGAAATCATGCCATGATGTTGGAAGTGAGAGACATGATGTTGCATATGGGATAGCCGGAGGATTACCTATTCACAGATATCAGCTGTCCCCTCTTCTGTCTGCTCCCCTTCTGACCAACTACAACAGTATCGACCCATTAACTGACCCCCTTCTCTGGAGCTCTCTTGTCCCAGTTCTTCCTGCTGGATCATCACGTATGAATGAG GTAACAAAAAACGAGTCTGGCTCGGGTTATACCTTCTTCCAGCAAGGAGAGTAA
- the LOC121766374 gene encoding AP2-like ethylene-responsive transcription factor At2g41710 isoform X4, which produces MASSSSEHAAKPEETGGGESSEARPPPDHLLLYRGLKKAKKERGCTAKERISRMPPCTAGKRSSIYRGVTRHRWTGRYEAHLWDKSTWNQNQNKKGKQVYLGAYDDEEAAARAYDLAALKYWGPGTLINFPVTDYTRDLEEMQNLSREDYLASLRRKSSGFSRGVSKYRPLSSRWDSQFGRTPGADYNNALYGDEAATGSENAGVYSVERKIDLTNYIKWWGTSKSSLTDFQSKAVDETNPGGSDAVASELKALEQSTQPTEPYEMPRLGVPPERLNHKKISAMNSLLNSAAYKSLQERITKNKGKEENDENENKSNIDKIELGKTVEKSCHDVGSERHDVAYGIAGGLPIHRYQLSPLLSAPLLTNYNSIDPLTDPLLWSSLVPVLPAGSSRMNEVTKNESGSGYTFFQQGE; this is translated from the exons ATGGCTTCCTCCTCGTCGGAGCACGCCGCCAAGCCAGAGGAGACTGGCGGCGGAGAAAGCTCCGAAGCGCGCCCGCCGCCCGATCATCTTCTGCTTTACAGAGGTCTGAAGAAAGCGAAGAAGGAGAGAGGTTGCACGGCGAAAGAGCGAATCAGCAGAATGCCTCCTTGCACGGCCGGCAAACGCAGCTCCATATATCGAGGAGTCACAAG GCATCGGTGGACTGGTCGTTATGAAGCACATCTATGGGATAAAAGTACCTGGaatcaaaaccaaaataagaaaggaaaacaag TTTACTTGG GTGCATATGATGATGAGGAAGCTGCAGCAAGAGCTTATGATCTAGCTGCTCTTAAATACTGGGGCCCTGGAACGCTTATTAATTTTCCG GTCACAGATTATACAAGGGACCTTGAGGAAATGCAAAACCTCTCTCGAGAGGATTATCTAGCATCACTTAGGAG GAAGAGTAGTGGTTTCTCCAGGGGTGTCTCCAAATATCGTCCCCTTTCCAG TCGATGGGATTCACAATTTGGCCGCACTCCTGGAGCTGATTACAATAATGCACTTTATG GTGATGAGGCAGCCACAGGAAGTGAAAATGCAGGTGTTTATAGTGTTGAGAGGAAGATTGATTTAACAAATTACATCAAATGGTGGGGCACAAGTAAATCTAGTCTGACTGATTTCCAGTCAAAAGCAGTAGATGAGACAAATCCTGGGGGTTCCGATGCTGTCGCTAGTGAACTGAAAGCCCTAGAACAGTCTACCCAACCCACAGAACCCTATGAAATGCCACGACTTGGTGTCCCTCCAGAAAGATTGAACCATAAAAAGATATCTGCCATGAATAGCTTGTTGAACTCAGCAGCATACAAGAGCCTTCAGGAGAGAATCACAAAAAATAAAGGGAAAGAGGAGAATGATGAGAATGAAAACAAAAGCAATATTGATAAAATTGAACTTGGGAAAACTGTTGAGAAATCATGCCATGATGTTGGAAGTGAGAGACATGATGTTGCATATGGGATAGCCGGAGGATTACCTATTCACAGATATCAGCTGTCCCCTCTTCTGTCTGCTCCCCTTCTGACCAACTACAACAGTATCGACCCATTAACTGACCCCCTTCTCTGGAGCTCTCTTGTCCCAGTTCTTCCTGCTGGATCATCACGTATGAATGAG GTAACAAAAAACGAGTCTGGCTCGGGTTATACCTTCTTCCAGCAAGGAGAGTAA
- the LOC121766374 gene encoding AP2-like ethylene-responsive transcription factor At2g41710 isoform X3, whose protein sequence is MASSSSEHAAKPEETGGGESSEARPPPDHLLLYRGLKKAKKERGCTAKERISRMPPCTAGKRSSIYRGVTRHRWTGRYEAHLWDKSTWNQNQNKKGKQVYLGAYDDEEAAARAYDLAALKYWGPGTLINFPVTDYTRDLEEMQNLSREDYLASLRRKSSGFSRGVSKYRPLSSSRWDSQFGRTPGADYNNALYGDEAATGSENAGVYSVERKIDLTNYIKWWGTSKSSLTDFQSKAVDETNPGGSDAVASELKALEQSTQPTEPYEMPRLGVPPERLNHKKISAMNSLLNSAAYKSLQERITKNKGKEENDENENKSNIDKIELGKTVEKSCHDVGSERHDVAYGIAGGLPIHRYQLSPLLSAPLLTNYNSIDPLTDPLLWSSLVPVLPAGSSRMNEVTKNESGSGYTFFQQGE, encoded by the exons ATGGCTTCCTCCTCGTCGGAGCACGCCGCCAAGCCAGAGGAGACTGGCGGCGGAGAAAGCTCCGAAGCGCGCCCGCCGCCCGATCATCTTCTGCTTTACAGAGGTCTGAAGAAAGCGAAGAAGGAGAGAGGTTGCACGGCGAAAGAGCGAATCAGCAGAATGCCTCCTTGCACGGCCGGCAAACGCAGCTCCATATATCGAGGAGTCACAAG GCATCGGTGGACTGGTCGTTATGAAGCACATCTATGGGATAAAAGTACCTGGaatcaaaaccaaaataagaaaggaaaacaag TTTACTTGG GTGCATATGATGATGAGGAAGCTGCAGCAAGAGCTTATGATCTAGCTGCTCTTAAATACTGGGGCCCTGGAACGCTTATTAATTTTCCG GTCACAGATTATACAAGGGACCTTGAGGAAATGCAAAACCTCTCTCGAGAGGATTATCTAGCATCACTTAGGAG GAAGAGTAGTGGTTTCTCCAGGGGTGTCTCCAAATATCGTCCCCTTTCCAG TAGTCGATGGGATTCACAATTTGGCCGCACTCCTGGAGCTGATTACAATAATGCACTTTATG GTGATGAGGCAGCCACAGGAAGTGAAAATGCAGGTGTTTATAGTGTTGAGAGGAAGATTGATTTAACAAATTACATCAAATGGTGGGGCACAAGTAAATCTAGTCTGACTGATTTCCAGTCAAAAGCAGTAGATGAGACAAATCCTGGGGGTTCCGATGCTGTCGCTAGTGAACTGAAAGCCCTAGAACAGTCTACCCAACCCACAGAACCCTATGAAATGCCACGACTTGGTGTCCCTCCAGAAAGATTGAACCATAAAAAGATATCTGCCATGAATAGCTTGTTGAACTCAGCAGCATACAAGAGCCTTCAGGAGAGAATCACAAAAAATAAAGGGAAAGAGGAGAATGATGAGAATGAAAACAAAAGCAATATTGATAAAATTGAACTTGGGAAAACTGTTGAGAAATCATGCCATGATGTTGGAAGTGAGAGACATGATGTTGCATATGGGATAGCCGGAGGATTACCTATTCACAGATATCAGCTGTCCCCTCTTCTGTCTGCTCCCCTTCTGACCAACTACAACAGTATCGACCCATTAACTGACCCCCTTCTCTGGAGCTCTCTTGTCCCAGTTCTTCCTGCTGGATCATCACGTATGAATGAG GTAACAAAAAACGAGTCTGGCTCGGGTTATACCTTCTTCCAGCAAGGAGAGTAA
- the LOC121766374 gene encoding AP2-like ethylene-responsive transcription factor At2g41710 isoform X1 has product MASSSSEHAAKPEETGGGESSEARPPPDHLLLYRGLKKAKKERGCTAKERISRMPPCTAGKRSSIYRGVTRHRWTGRYEAHLWDKSTWNQNQNKKGKQVYLGAYDDEEAAARAYDLAALKYWGPGTLINFPVTDYTRDLEEMQNLSREDYLASLRRKSSGFSRGVSKYRPLSSSRWDSQFGRTPGADYNNALYGAGDEAATGSENAGVYSVERKIDLTNYIKWWGTSKSSLTDFQSKAVDETNPGGSDAVASELKALEQSTQPTEPYEMPRLGVPPERLNHKKISAMNSLLNSAAYKSLQERITKNKGKEENDENENKSNIDKIELGKTVEKSCHDVGSERHDVAYGIAGGLPIHRYQLSPLLSAPLLTNYNSIDPLTDPLLWSSLVPVLPAGSSRMNEVTKNESGSGYTFFQQGE; this is encoded by the exons ATGGCTTCCTCCTCGTCGGAGCACGCCGCCAAGCCAGAGGAGACTGGCGGCGGAGAAAGCTCCGAAGCGCGCCCGCCGCCCGATCATCTTCTGCTTTACAGAGGTCTGAAGAAAGCGAAGAAGGAGAGAGGTTGCACGGCGAAAGAGCGAATCAGCAGAATGCCTCCTTGCACGGCCGGCAAACGCAGCTCCATATATCGAGGAGTCACAAG GCATCGGTGGACTGGTCGTTATGAAGCACATCTATGGGATAAAAGTACCTGGaatcaaaaccaaaataagaaaggaaaacaag TTTACTTGG GTGCATATGATGATGAGGAAGCTGCAGCAAGAGCTTATGATCTAGCTGCTCTTAAATACTGGGGCCCTGGAACGCTTATTAATTTTCCG GTCACAGATTATACAAGGGACCTTGAGGAAATGCAAAACCTCTCTCGAGAGGATTATCTAGCATCACTTAGGAG GAAGAGTAGTGGTTTCTCCAGGGGTGTCTCCAAATATCGTCCCCTTTCCAG TAGTCGATGGGATTCACAATTTGGCCGCACTCCTGGAGCTGATTACAATAATGCACTTTATG GTGCAGGTGATGAGGCAGCCACAGGAAGTGAAAATGCAGGTGTTTATAGTGTTGAGAGGAAGATTGATTTAACAAATTACATCAAATGGTGGGGCACAAGTAAATCTAGTCTGACTGATTTCCAGTCAAAAGCAGTAGATGAGACAAATCCTGGGGGTTCCGATGCTGTCGCTAGTGAACTGAAAGCCCTAGAACAGTCTACCCAACCCACAGAACCCTATGAAATGCCACGACTTGGTGTCCCTCCAGAAAGATTGAACCATAAAAAGATATCTGCCATGAATAGCTTGTTGAACTCAGCAGCATACAAGAGCCTTCAGGAGAGAATCACAAAAAATAAAGGGAAAGAGGAGAATGATGAGAATGAAAACAAAAGCAATATTGATAAAATTGAACTTGGGAAAACTGTTGAGAAATCATGCCATGATGTTGGAAGTGAGAGACATGATGTTGCATATGGGATAGCCGGAGGATTACCTATTCACAGATATCAGCTGTCCCCTCTTCTGTCTGCTCCCCTTCTGACCAACTACAACAGTATCGACCCATTAACTGACCCCCTTCTCTGGAGCTCTCTTGTCCCAGTTCTTCCTGCTGGATCATCACGTATGAATGAG GTAACAAAAAACGAGTCTGGCTCGGGTTATACCTTCTTCCAGCAAGGAGAGTAA